From Amycolatopsis sp. cg9, one genomic window encodes:
- a CDS encoding LLM class F420-dependent oxidoreductase: MTRWGLTIPLTGVPLAAHRELVEQLPDLGYTDAWTAETAGTDAFTPLVLASQWAPQLRLGTAIVPVYTRGPGLLAMQAATVAELAPGRFVLGIGASSPVIVSNWNAAAFEEPFARSRDTLRFLRSALAGEKVSEKYDTFAVSKFRLERPADPPPSIMLAALRPGMLRLAAREADGAITNWLAASDVPKVRSVLGPDAELAARIFVCPTEDADAARGLGRMLISSYLTVPVYAAFHDWLGRGEALAPMHEAWAAGDRQKANQVIPDSVVDELVIHGSVESCREQVKSYVDNGLTTPIIALLPTGGDPFEQVRGLAPR; encoded by the coding sequence ATGACTCGCTGGGGCCTCACGATCCCGCTGACCGGGGTGCCGCTGGCCGCGCACCGCGAGCTGGTGGAGCAGCTGCCGGACCTGGGTTACACCGACGCGTGGACCGCGGAAACGGCGGGCACGGACGCCTTCACACCGCTCGTGCTCGCCTCGCAGTGGGCGCCCCAGCTGCGGCTGGGCACGGCGATCGTGCCGGTGTACACCCGCGGCCCGGGCCTGCTGGCGATGCAGGCGGCGACGGTCGCGGAGCTGGCCCCCGGCCGGTTCGTCCTCGGCATCGGCGCGTCGTCCCCGGTGATCGTCTCCAACTGGAACGCGGCCGCGTTCGAAGAGCCGTTCGCGCGCTCGCGGGACACGCTGCGCTTCCTGCGTTCGGCGCTGGCGGGGGAGAAGGTCAGCGAAAAGTACGACACGTTCGCCGTCTCGAAGTTCCGCCTGGAGCGCCCGGCCGACCCGCCGCCGTCGATCATGCTGGCCGCCCTGCGCCCGGGCATGCTGCGCCTGGCGGCCCGCGAGGCGGACGGCGCGATCACCAACTGGCTGGCGGCTTCGGACGTGCCCAAGGTCCGGTCGGTGCTCGGCCCGGACGCCGAACTGGCGGCCCGCATCTTCGTCTGCCCGACGGAGGACGCCGACGCGGCGCGCGGCCTGGGCCGGATGCTGATCTCGAGCTACCTGACGGTCCCGGTGTACGCGGCGTTCCACGACTGGCTCGGCCGCGGTGAGGCGCTGGCCCCGATGCACGAAGCGTGGGCGGCGGGGGACCGGCAGAAGGCGAACCAGGTGATCCCGGATTCGGTGGTGGACGAGCTGGTGATCCACGGCAGCGTCGAGTCGTGCCGGGAGCAGGTGAAGTCCTATGTGGACAACGGGCTGACGACGCCGATCATCGCGCTGCTGCCCACGGGCGGGGACCCGTTCGAGCAGGTGCGCGGCCTGGCACCGCGCTGA
- a CDS encoding DUF190 domain-containing protein, with protein sequence MEGPATRLTIYLGEDDHWHHKPLYHEIVRRARDAGLAGASVLRGVEGYGASSLIHTTRILSLSEDLPMVIVIIDAEEKLRAFLPQLDELIGEGLVTLDQVEVVRHVGRTE encoded by the coding sequence GGCGAGGACGACCACTGGCACCACAAGCCGCTCTACCACGAGATCGTCCGCCGGGCCCGCGACGCCGGCCTCGCGGGCGCTTCGGTGCTTCGCGGCGTCGAGGGCTACGGCGCTTCGTCGCTGATCCACACGACGCGGATCCTGTCGCTGTCGGAGGACCTGCCGATGGTCATCGTGATCATCGACGCCGAGGAGAAGCTCCGCGCGTTCCTGCCGCAGCTGGACGAGCTCATCGGCGAGGGCCTGGTGACGCTCGACCAGGTCGAGGTGGTCCGCCACGTGGGACGGACGGAGTGA
- the crcB gene encoding fluoride efflux transporter CrcB: MTPLLVALGGAAGSILRYLTDRRVQAWRDSPFPFGTLTVNIAGSLILGFLSGWLLHGAEPSSVRSLVAVGFCGGLTTFSTFGYETVRLFLEKTRLYAVLNVVVTVVAGLASGALGLLLATAVFA; encoded by the coding sequence GTGACGCCGCTCCTGGTCGCCCTCGGCGGAGCGGCCGGCTCGATCCTGCGCTACCTGACCGACCGCCGCGTCCAGGCGTGGCGGGATTCGCCGTTCCCCTTCGGCACGCTGACGGTCAACATCGCGGGCTCGCTCATCCTGGGCTTCCTGAGCGGCTGGCTCCTGCACGGCGCGGAGCCGTCGTCGGTCCGGTCGCTGGTGGCGGTGGGCTTCTGCGGCGGCCTGACGACGTTCTCGACGTTCGGCTACGAGACGGTCCGCCTGTTCCTGGAGAAGACGCGCCTGTACGCGGTGCTCAACGTGGTGGTGACGGTGGTCGCGGGCCTCGCCTCGGGCGCTCTCGGCCTGCTCCTCGCGACCGCGGTCTTCGCCTAG